The genomic segment TCGAGGTCTGCCTCCTGGGCGAGCCTCAGCGCGTCCTCGATACGGACGATGCCGACCTGCTCACCGTTCGGTCCCACGAGGCGAACCTCGGGGACGCGGATGCGCTCGTTGATGCGCGTCTCGGAGCTGATGGGGCCTCCTTGGTCCAAGTGCCGGTCATTCTGCTGTCTCGACCTGGTGCCCACATGCCACAGGCCCCGACACGCGTACCGTGTGCGGGGCCCTCGTTCCGATCAGCGTCCCCAAACGGGACACTTCGCGCGACCGCGTCGAAGCGGCAAAGACAATGCCACTCGCAGTCGCGTGACCGGACCCGGACGCCTGAGACGGCGACTCGGGTGGGAGCGGGGCTCCACTTGCGGCCCCCGATGCCTCGGAGGCTGGTCGCACATGGAATCGTACCAGACGTGCAAGACGACTCTTTCAACGCTTCCGAGCCCGCTCGGGATTCCGCGGGAGCAGCCGACACGCCGGACACCGAGAACGTGCGCGAACTGAGCGCCATTCCCAGCGTGGAGGTGATCAGCCGGGCGGCGGTGATGCTGATGTCCGCGGCCGCGGAACGTCTCGGGCTCGCCGACGAGGACCCCGACTCCAGCCCGCTGCGCGACCTGGACGAGGCGCGACGGCTCATCACGGCGCTGGCCGGTCTGGTGACCGCGTCCGGCGAGTACCTCGGGCTGCACGCCGCTCCGCTGCGCGACGGTCTGCAGTCGTTGCAGAAGGCGTTCCGCGAGGCCTCGGCCGTGCCCGACGCACCGGGTCAGGGACCGGGCGAGAAGTACACCGGGCCGGTGTACTGACCGCCCTCCCGGTCAGTCCAGCACCGCGAGCGCGTCGATCTCCACGAGCAGCCGGCCGGGCAGACCCACGTACACCGTCGTGCGGGCCGGGTACGGCTCGGAGACGAGCTCGTTGTAGGTGGCGTTGAACTCGGCGAAGTGCGCGGTGTCGGTGAGATAGGCCCGCAGCATGACGACGTCGTCGAGATCGGCGCCCGCGGCACGAAGCACGGCGCGCAGGTTGGCGAACACCTGGCGGGTCTGTCCGGCCACACCACCGTCGGCGGGCTCGCCGGTCGCCGGGTCGACACCGACCTGACCCGCCACCTGCAGAATGTTTCCCTTGCGCACGGCCTGCGAGTACGACGCCACCGGGGCCGGCGCCTCCGGCGTGCTGACCGCCTCTTTACGCGAAGTGCTCATCGTGTTCGTCGCACCCTTCCCGTCGCCCGGCCCTGCCGGCCCGTCGACATCTGTGCCGCCTAGGACGCCTCGGGGGAACGCCCGAGCCCGCCGTCGTCGGAGGCCCTGGGTCCGACGGACACGTACCGGACCTCGGGCCTGCCCACCGTCCCGTAGTGCGGGTGCCGGCGGGCGAATCCATGATCGGCGAGGTACTCAAGATAGCGACGGGCCGTGACGCGGGCGACACCGGTGGCCTCCGCGACGGCGGTGGCCGACAGACCTCCCGTCGACTCGGCGAGCACGGCGGTCACCGCGTCGAGCGTCGCCGTGCTCATCCCCTTCGGCGTCGAACCGTGGCCAGGGGTGCGCAGGGTCGCGAGCACACGATCGATGTCCGCCTGCCCACTGGCCTCGCCGGGGCTGGCCACGCGCTCGCGGAACCGGGCGTAGCTGTCGAGCTTGTCCCGCAACGCCGCGAAGGTGAACGGCTTCAGCAGATACTGCACCACGCCCGCGGACACCGCCCCGCGCACGACGGACAGTTCCCGCGCGGACGTCACCGCGATCACGTCGATGGGCGCACCCGTGGCGCGCAACGCCCGGCACACGGCGAGACCGTGGGTGTCGGGCAGATAGAAGTCGAGCAGGACGAGGTCGACTCGGTGCGCCCGGCAGAACCGCACGGCCGCTCCTCCCGAGTGCACGACTCCCGCGACGGTGAAACCCGAGACCCGTTCGACGAACGCGCGATGCGCATCGGCTGCCACGGGGTCGTCCTCGACCACCAGCACACTGATCATCCAGACGCCTCCACCTTCAGCCTAAAGAGTTACTGAGGGTGGCCCGTACTGACGCGGAGAGGAACACGGACGGTGAATACGGCTCCTCCGTCGTCCGCGTTCGAGACGGAGACGGTACCGCCGAGCCTGCGCACGGTCTGGCCGACGAGCGCGAGGCCGAGCCCGCGCCCCGTCTTGCCACCACCCGACTTCGTCGACCATCCCCGGCGGAAGATGCGCGAGCCGACGTCCGGGTCGATGCCCGGACCGCTGTCGGCGACCCGGACCGCGAGCGTCCCGTCGTCGGCCCGCACCGACACCCGCACCGTGGGAGCCCGCTCGGCCGCCGTCTCCACCGCGGCGTCCACGGCGTTGTCGACGAGGTTGCCGAGCACCGTGATGACGTCTCGTGGGTCGATCGTCACGCTCACGTCGTCGAGGATGGTGTCGTCGGTGATGACGAGTTCGACCCCGCGTTCGGCGGCCTCGCTCGACTTGCCCAGCAGCAGGGCCGCCAGCACCGGTTCCGACACCGCGCCGAGCACGCGGTCGGTGAGTTCCTGAGCGGTGCGCAGCTCCGAGGTCGCGAGCGAGACCGCCTGCTCCGTGCGACCGAGTTCGACGAGCGACACCACCGCGTGGAGCCGGTTCGCCGACTCGTGTGCCTGGGCCCGCAGCGACTCGGCGAACCCCCGCACGGTGTCCAACTCCCCCGTCAGGGACTGCAACTCGGTGTGGTCGCGCAACGTCACGACGTTGCCCATCGCCCGACCGCGGGAGCGCACCGGGACCGTGTTCACGAGCAGCACCCGGGTCTCGGTGACGTGGAGTTCGTCCACGACCGCGTCCTCCGCGGTCAAGGTGCGGGTGAGCGCGTCGGCGAGCCCGAGCTCGGACACCTCGACGCCGCGGACGTCACCCGGCAGGTCGAGCAGTTCGGCGGCGGCGTCGTTGTAGAGGCCCACCCGCCCGTCGCGATCGACGAGAACGAGCCCTTCCCGCACCGAGTGCAGGATGGCCTCGTAGTAGTCGAACATGCGGCTCAGATCGTCCGGGGCCACGCCGCGGGTCTGCGCTCGAAGACGATTGCTCACGGCCACGCTGCCGATCGCCCCCACGAAGAGGGCGCCCGCGGCGACCCCGAACACGGGCGGCAGCCTCTGCGCGAGTTCCGTGGAGATCGCCTCCACGGTGATGCCCACGGCCACGAGTGCCGCGACCTCGCCGTCGACGAACACGGGTGCGACCGCACGCACCGACGGACCGAGCGTTCCCGTGTAGGTCTCGGTGACCAGGCGTCCGCGCAGGGCCGGCTCGATGGTGCCGATGAACGGCTCGCCGATGCGGTCGGGATTCGGGTGCGTGTACCGGGTCCGGTCAGGGTTCATGATCGTGACGAAGTCGACGCCGGTGTCGGTGCGGACCTGCTCGGCGAACGGTTGCAACGTCGCGCTGGGGTTCGGCCGCGACACCGCCGTCCGCACGTCGGGAGAGTCGGCGAGGGTGATCGCCACCGACACGACCTCCTCGGTGGCGTTGTCCTCCACGGTGCCCGCGGCGTCGAAGTACGCCAGCGAGGTGCCCCCGATCACCAGCACGCCCACGACGCTGAGCTGCAGGACGAGCAGCTGGCGAGCGACACTCCACCGCCGGTTGCGCGGACCGGGGAGCCGGAAACGGGACGAACGGCGCACCGGTTCATGAGACCACACGTCGCGAGAACGAGTTCGCGACCGAAATGAACACAATCGTGACACGCGGCCGCACGGTTCCCATAGTCGTCACGATTACCCGTCAGTACTTCGAGGAGGCAACGTTGCCTGAACCGTCGCCCACGGACGCACCCGCGCCGCGGCGTCGCGACCGGATGCACTACTTGTACATCGCTGTGATCGCCGCGGTGGTGCTGGGCGTCATCGTGGGCTTCGCCGCGCCCGACGTGGCCACGGAACTCAAGCCCCTGGGCACCGGGTTCGTCGCCCTGATCAAGATGATGATCAGCCCGATCATCTTCTGCACGATCGTGCTCGGCATCGGCTCCGTCGCCAAGGCGGCCAGTGTCGGCAAGGTCGGCCTGCTGGCCGTCGGCTACTTCATGCTCATGTCCACGTTCGCCCTCGGTATCGGGCTTGTGGTCGGCAACGTGCTGCACCCCGGTGAGGGCATGCAGCTCGACCCCGAAGCCGCCGCGGTGGCGCAGGAGAGCGCGGAGGGCGGCGAAGGAACGGTCGACTTCCTCCTCGGCATCATCCCCGAGACGATGGTCTCGGCGTTCACCGAAGGCTCGGTGCTCCAGACCCTGCTCGTGGCGCTGCTCGCCGGGTTCGCGCTGCAGAAGATGGGCCGTACCGGCCAGCCGATCCTGCGGGGCATCGAGCACATCCAGCGCCTGGTGTTCCGGATCCTGGCGATGATCATGTGGGCGGCGCCCGTGGGCGCGTTCGGCGCGATCGCGGCCGTCGTCGGCGAGACCGGCTGGGACGCGCTGCGCAGCCTGGCCGTCATCATGATCGGCTTCTACGTCACCTGCCTGCTGTTCGTCTTCCTCGTGCTCGGTGCCGTGCTGTGGCTGGGCGCGCGGGTCAACATCTTCAGGCTGCTGGGCTACCTCGGCCGCGAGTTCCTGCTGATCGTGTCGACGTCGTCGTCGGAGTCGGCGCTGCCGCGACTGATCGCCAAGATGGAGCACGTCGGGGTCAGCAAGCCGGTCGTGGG from the Saccharomonospora azurea NA-128 genome contains:
- a CDS encoding DUF1844 domain-containing protein; amino-acid sequence: MQDDSFNASEPARDSAGAADTPDTENVRELSAIPSVEVISRAAVMLMSAAAERLGLADEDPDSSPLRDLDEARRLITALAGLVTASGEYLGLHAAPLRDGLQSLQKAFREASAVPDAPGQGPGEKYTGPVY
- a CDS encoding RidA family protein → MSTSRKEAVSTPEAPAPVASYSQAVRKGNILQVAGQVGVDPATGEPADGGVAGQTRQVFANLRAVLRAAGADLDDVVMLRAYLTDTAHFAEFNATYNELVSEPYPARTTVYVGLPGRLLVEIDALAVLD
- a CDS encoding response regulator transcription factor, producing MISVLVVEDDPVAADAHRAFVERVSGFTVAGVVHSGGAAVRFCRAHRVDLVLLDFYLPDTHGLAVCRALRATGAPIDVIAVTSARELSVVRGAVSAGVVQYLLKPFTFAALRDKLDSYARFRERVASPGEASGQADIDRVLATLRTPGHGSTPKGMSTATLDAVTAVLAESTGGLSATAVAEATGVARVTARRYLEYLADHGFARRHPHYGTVGRPEVRYVSVGPRASDDGGLGRSPEAS
- a CDS encoding ATP-binding protein, with translation MRRSSRFRLPGPRNRRWSVARQLLVLQLSVVGVLVIGGTSLAYFDAAGTVEDNATEEVVSVAITLADSPDVRTAVSRPNPSATLQPFAEQVRTDTGVDFVTIMNPDRTRYTHPNPDRIGEPFIGTIEPALRGRLVTETYTGTLGPSVRAVAPVFVDGEVAALVAVGITVEAISTELAQRLPPVFGVAAGALFVGAIGSVAVSNRLRAQTRGVAPDDLSRMFDYYEAILHSVREGLVLVDRDGRVGLYNDAAAELLDLPGDVRGVEVSELGLADALTRTLTAEDAVVDELHVTETRVLLVNTVPVRSRGRAMGNVVTLRDHTELQSLTGELDTVRGFAESLRAQAHESANRLHAVVSLVELGRTEQAVSLATSELRTAQELTDRVLGAVSEPVLAALLLGKSSEAAERGVELVITDDTILDDVSVTIDPRDVITVLGNLVDNAVDAAVETAAERAPTVRVSVRADDGTLAVRVADSGPGIDPDVGSRIFRRGWSTKSGGGKTGRGLGLALVGQTVRRLGGTVSVSNADDGGAVFTVRVPLRVSTGHPQ
- a CDS encoding cation:dicarboxylate symporter family transporter, with product MHYLYIAVIAAVVLGVIVGFAAPDVATELKPLGTGFVALIKMMISPIIFCTIVLGIGSVAKAASVGKVGLLAVGYFMLMSTFALGIGLVVGNVLHPGEGMQLDPEAAAVAQESAEGGEGTVDFLLGIIPETMVSAFTEGSVLQTLLVALLAGFALQKMGRTGQPILRGIEHIQRLVFRILAMIMWAAPVGAFGAIAAVVGETGWDALRSLAVIMIGFYVTCLLFVFLVLGAVLWLGARVNIFRLLGYLGREFLLIVSTSSSESALPRLIAKMEHVGVSKPVVGITVPTGYSFNLDGTAIYLTMATLFIATAQGSPLGVGEQISLLVFMIIASKGAAGVSGAGIATLAGGLQSHRPELVDGVGFILGIDRFMSEARALTNFAGNAVATVLIGSWTKELDRERLSRVLSGQEPFNEATLVDDHAADAGKDSAKETAEPQPSHV